The proteins below are encoded in one region of Parvicella tangerina:
- a CDS encoding helix-turn-helix domain-containing protein produces MATSIITPDDLEQFKYDLLEDIKQLLDKKQDKTLAVKESEWIKSHQVQRLLGISPGTLQNLRLNGTIPYSKVGGVLFYKKTDIQHILEQNMRNRENSITNL; encoded by the coding sequence ATGGCAACAAGCATTATTACACCAGATGATCTCGAGCAGTTTAAATACGATCTCTTGGAAGACATCAAACAACTCCTCGACAAAAAACAAGACAAAACGCTAGCGGTTAAAGAATCGGAATGGATCAAATCGCATCAAGTGCAAAGACTCTTAGGGATCTCTCCAGGCACTTTACAAAACCTCAGACTGAATGGCACCATTCCTTACTCAAAAGTAGGTGGCGTCCTCTTTTATAAAAAGACCGATATCCAGCACATTCTGGAGCAAAACATGAGAAACAGAGAAAATTCAATTACAAACCTTTAA
- a CDS encoding helix-turn-helix domain-containing protein, giving the protein MTNSQQIRKIATEINQLKLGLNTLADNSTHLKHQWMTGLEVGHALNMSAKTLQRLRKSGSLPFSRVNGKIYYKRSDVDQMLEDNYQLRMCSCGCKK; this is encoded by the coding sequence ATGACAAATTCACAACAAATCAGAAAAATAGCAACAGAGATCAATCAATTGAAACTAGGTCTAAATACCCTAGCTGATAATTCTACCCACCTTAAACACCAATGGATGACTGGACTAGAAGTTGGCCATGCACTTAACATGAGCGCAAAAACACTTCAGCGGTTAAGAAAGAGCGGTTCACTTCCCTTCAGTAGAGTAAATGGTAAAATCTATTACAAACGATCGGATGTAGACCAAATGCTAGAAGACAATTACCAATTAAGAATGTGTTCATGCGGTTGTAAAAAGTAA
- a CDS encoding transcriptional regulator: MKQSVNYIKHLEGWSDRICHDDRLTPHHVSLYYALFHQWNLAKFQNPISICRSELMLGSKIGSANTYTKCLKQLDEWGYIHYLPSFNPTRGSLVNLYSFDKSNSKGADKGSNKASEIAVRPSLNNTNNLNLQTTKTNKTKTSFSPPSLEMVKAFFIEVESTQAEGENFYNYFESNGWLVGGKAKMKNWQAAAKNWIKRSAKFNPSSTTRKNASVNEDKDYSTPL, from the coding sequence ATGAAGCAAAGCGTAAACTATATCAAGCACCTTGAAGGTTGGTCGGATAGGATCTGTCATGATGATCGGTTAACACCTCATCATGTCAGCTTGTATTACGCCTTGTTTCATCAATGGAATTTAGCCAAATTTCAAAACCCGATTTCTATCTGTAGATCTGAGCTCATGCTGGGTAGTAAGATCGGATCTGCTAACACCTACACCAAATGCCTCAAGCAGCTAGACGAATGGGGGTATATTCATTACCTTCCTTCGTTTAACCCCACTCGGGGATCTTTGGTCAACTTGTACAGTTTTGATAAAAGCAATAGTAAAGGTGCTGATAAGGGTAGTAATAAAGCTAGTGAAATAGCCGTGCGACCTTCATTAAACAATACAAACAATTTAAACCTTCAAACAACTAAAACGAATAAGACAAAAACTTCGTTTTCTCCCCCTTCTTTAGAAATGGTAAAAGCTTTTTTTATTGAAGTGGAATCTACTCAGGCTGAAGGTGAGAATTTCTACAATTACTTTGAGTCCAATGGTTGGCTGGTGGGAGGAAAAGCGAAAATGAAGAATTGGCAAGCTGCCGCAAAAAATTGGATCAAGCGCTCCGCAAAGTTTAACCCTTCCAGCACAACTCGAAAAAACGCATCTGTGAACGAAGATAAAGACTACTCAACACCGCTATAA
- a CDS encoding ATPase has protein sequence MNNPTLCPYELKNNYRIYDFKKSWRFLEQLGKNQFGPKFKLDPADRKIIYQLLIYFIRDEENCKKHHLDLDKGILLNGPVGCGKTSLMQLMRHFALPKHYVVKSTREIAAQFNIEGYSVIQRFGRSHQAIFCFDDLGVESNMKYYGTECNTISEILLQRYDLFIAHGTVTHATTNLNAQELEKLYGNRVRSRMREMFNLISFDKGVIDKRR, from the coding sequence ATGAACAACCCAACACTTTGTCCATACGAGCTAAAAAACAACTACCGCATATATGACTTCAAGAAGTCATGGAGGTTTCTCGAGCAGCTGGGCAAAAATCAGTTTGGTCCTAAATTCAAATTAGATCCAGCTGATCGCAAGATCATTTACCAGCTCTTGATCTATTTTATTAGAGATGAAGAAAACTGTAAAAAACACCACCTCGATTTGGACAAAGGAATTCTCCTCAACGGTCCGGTAGGATGTGGCAAAACTTCTTTGATGCAACTCATGCGTCACTTTGCTTTACCTAAACATTACGTGGTCAAATCAACTCGTGAAATTGCCGCTCAGTTCAATATTGAGGGGTACTCGGTTATTCAACGCTTCGGACGTTCACACCAAGCCATTTTCTGTTTTGATGATCTCGGAGTTGAAAGTAACATGAAATACTATGGTACCGAGTGCAACACCATCTCTGAAATTCTGCTCCAGCGTTATGATCTTTTTATTGCACATGGCACGGTTACGCATGCTACTACAAATCTGAATGCACAGGAATTGGAAAAGCTTTATGGTAATCGGGTAAGGTCTAGGATGAGGGAGATGTTTAATTTGATATCGTTTGATAAAGGAGTTATTGACAAGCGGAGATAA
- a CDS encoding helix-turn-helix transcriptional regulator, whose product MNRIKEVLEEKGIKQVWLAEKLGKSYNIVNGYAQNRSQPSLEDLTKIADILDEDVRDLIKSNKS is encoded by the coding sequence ATGAATAGAATCAAAGAAGTACTTGAAGAGAAAGGAATCAAACAAGTTTGGTTAGCTGAGAAGCTTGGCAAAAGTTACAACATTGTCAATGGCTATGCTCAAAACAGAAGCCAACCAAGCCTGGAAGATTTAACCAAAATTGCAGATATCTTGGATGAAGATGTCAGGGATCTAATAAAAAGTAATAAATCATGA
- the hsdR gene encoding EcoAI/FtnUII family type I restriction enzme subunit R has translation MNKKDLSEADIKAKYITPSILKSGWDEYTQIGREIYFTDGRIYVKGKMTRRGKRKFADYILFYKPNVPIAIIEAKTNSHTLRSGIQQALGYANTLDIPFVFSSNGDGFHFHDKTATDGQIEKELSLEEFPSPAELWTKYKKYKGIETEEQEEIVTQEYFSDNSGRTPRYYQQIAINRTVEAVAKGQERILLVMATGTGKTYTAFQIAHRLFKSKAKRKILFLADRTALVDQTLRGDFRHFKDAMTVIKKKVVQQDGKDVLVSNKKRGIDTADKAFDIFLGLYQGLSNSDPEVPDAFKDFSPDFFDLIIVDECHRGSAKEDSKWREILNYFQSATHIGLTATPKETKEVSNIEYFGDPIYTYSLKQGIDDGFLAPYKVVKVTLDIDAEGWRPPKGFLDKKGNPVEDRIYNRTDFDKNIVVEERRKIVAAKITEFLKGYDRYAKSIVFCIDIEHAEGMRTALVNANPDLYQENNKYIMQITGDNEEGKRQLDNFISPSERYPVIATTSKLMTTGVDAQTCKLIILDSNIGSKTEFKQIIGRGTRLNEEHGKTYFTIMDFRNATDHFADPEFDGDPEMIKETVEDEDLSEVDDIAPEDPIIDEIDGDEIDFPDEPEDYPEIKGGGIIIEDGPIEKIRVDGVSVSVMGESVQYLDNDGKLIIESFSDYTKKSVNNQYRTLDEFLNRWNNENKKAVIVQELEEQGVFFDELKEKVGKEYDPFDLICHIVYDAKPLTRKERAENVKKRNYFTKYGEQAQKVLESLLDKYANDGLVTIESTEVLKLDPLNKLGTPLELVKAFGGKPQYLSALKELEQELYKIA, from the coding sequence ATGAATAAAAAAGATTTATCAGAAGCTGACATTAAGGCCAAATACATTACGCCAAGTATACTCAAATCAGGTTGGGATGAGTACACGCAAATCGGGAGAGAGATTTACTTTACGGATGGGCGTATTTATGTGAAAGGTAAAATGACTAGAAGGGGCAAGCGTAAATTTGCCGACTACATCCTGTTTTATAAACCTAACGTTCCAATAGCTATAATTGAAGCGAAAACAAATTCTCATACTTTAAGAAGCGGAATTCAGCAGGCACTAGGTTATGCAAATACCTTGGATATTCCTTTTGTTTTTAGTAGTAATGGTGATGGTTTTCATTTCCATGATAAAACGGCTACAGATGGTCAAATTGAAAAAGAACTTAGTTTAGAAGAATTCCCTAGCCCAGCAGAATTATGGACAAAATATAAAAAGTACAAGGGAATAGAAACTGAAGAGCAAGAAGAGATTGTTACTCAAGAATATTTCTCCGATAATTCAGGTAGAACTCCACGTTATTATCAGCAAATAGCGATTAACCGAACAGTTGAAGCGGTTGCAAAAGGTCAAGAAAGAATATTGTTAGTCATGGCCACAGGAACAGGAAAGACCTACACAGCTTTTCAAATCGCTCACAGGTTGTTCAAATCAAAAGCCAAACGAAAAATATTATTCCTGGCAGATAGAACTGCTCTAGTTGATCAAACATTGAGAGGTGATTTCAGACACTTCAAGGATGCAATGACAGTGATCAAAAAGAAGGTTGTTCAGCAAGATGGTAAGGATGTTTTGGTTTCTAACAAAAAAAGGGGAATTGATACAGCAGATAAGGCGTTCGATATATTCTTGGGTTTGTACCAAGGCTTGAGTAATTCGGATCCAGAAGTTCCAGATGCATTTAAAGATTTTAGTCCTGACTTTTTCGATTTAATAATTGTTGATGAATGTCATAGGGGTAGCGCAAAAGAAGATAGTAAATGGCGTGAAATTTTGAATTACTTCCAATCTGCGACACACATTGGTTTAACTGCTACTCCTAAAGAAACGAAAGAGGTATCCAACATAGAATATTTTGGGGACCCAATTTATACTTACTCCCTAAAGCAAGGTATTGATGATGGTTTCTTAGCTCCTTATAAAGTGGTGAAGGTCACTTTAGATATAGACGCAGAGGGCTGGCGTCCTCCAAAAGGGTTTCTTGATAAAAAAGGAAATCCGGTAGAAGATAGAATCTATAATAGAACTGATTTTGATAAAAACATAGTTGTTGAAGAACGTAGAAAAATAGTGGCCGCCAAGATTACTGAGTTCTTGAAAGGATATGATCGTTATGCTAAATCGATTGTATTCTGTATTGATATAGAGCATGCTGAAGGAATGCGCACAGCCTTGGTAAATGCAAATCCAGACTTGTACCAGGAGAATAATAAATACATCATGCAAATTACTGGTGATAATGAAGAGGGAAAAAGGCAGCTAGATAACTTCATTTCGCCAAGTGAAAGATATCCAGTAATCGCAACTACATCAAAATTAATGACAACTGGTGTTGATGCGCAAACCTGTAAGCTCATTATCCTAGATAGTAATATTGGTTCAAAAACTGAATTCAAGCAAATTATTGGTAGAGGTACAAGGTTAAATGAGGAGCATGGTAAAACCTATTTTACAATCATGGATTTCCGCAATGCAACTGATCATTTTGCCGACCCTGAATTTGATGGTGATCCTGAAATGATAAAGGAAACAGTTGAGGATGAAGATTTATCAGAGGTTGATGATATCGCACCAGAAGATCCAATTATTGATGAAATTGATGGTGATGAAATTGATTTTCCAGATGAACCAGAGGATTATCCAGAAATTAAGGGAGGTGGTATCATTATAGAAGATGGTCCAATTGAAAAAATTAGAGTTGACGGAGTGAGTGTATCTGTCATGGGAGAAAGTGTACAATATCTGGATAATGATGGTAAATTGATAATTGAATCCTTCAGTGATTACACTAAGAAAAGCGTGAATAACCAATACCGCACGTTAGACGAGTTCCTCAACAGATGGAATAATGAAAATAAGAAAGCAGTGATAGTTCAAGAGTTGGAAGAACAGGGAGTGTTTTTTGATGAGCTAAAAGAAAAAGTTGGAAAGGAATACGACCCATTCGATTTGATATGTCACATTGTATATGATGCTAAACCATTAACACGAAAAGAGAGAGCTGAAAATGTGAAGAAGCGTAATTATTTCACAAAATATGGAGAGCAAGCGCAAAAGGTATTAGAAAGTTTATTGGATAAATATGCAAATGATGGCCTAGTGACCATTGAAAGCACTGAGGTTTTAAAGCTGGATCCATTGAATAAACTCGGCACTCCACTTGAACTAGTTAAAGCTTTTGGAGGCAAACCACAATACTTGAGTGCATTGAAAGAACTAGAACAAGAATTATATAAGATAGCTTGA
- a CDS encoding DUF4268 domain-containing protein translates to MDLGQIEKVDLRKAWKHEALNFTKWLAKEENIVILADELDIEIENVKPEESAGRYSVDILADDLNTRRKIIIENQLEATDHKHLGQLLTYASAHDASIIIWVVKDYTEEHKQAIDWFNKHMPEEISFFLVQIELWKIGNSLPAPKFNIISQPNNWAKTIKKAASQEKGNPSELKLLQQRFWGEMKDYLNNSENSYNISFGRTPRPQHWYDVSIGTAKANISFSFNSKQSLISCELYIKNDAQIFDRIIKDEAKIKSVLGDDLQFLELPDKAAFRIIRSLACDPFDENKWPQYFEWLITNGEKFQKTFKKYF, encoded by the coding sequence ATGGATTTAGGACAGATAGAAAAAGTAGACCTGAGAAAGGCATGGAAACATGAGGCATTGAATTTTACAAAATGGCTCGCAAAAGAAGAGAATATTGTTATTCTCGCAGACGAGTTAGACATTGAAATTGAAAATGTAAAACCAGAGGAATCCGCAGGAAGGTATTCTGTAGATATACTAGCTGATGATCTCAATACCAGACGAAAAATAATAATTGAGAATCAACTAGAAGCGACTGATCACAAGCATTTAGGTCAGCTTCTAACTTACGCTTCAGCACATGATGCAAGTATAATAATATGGGTTGTCAAGGATTACACGGAAGAGCACAAACAAGCAATTGACTGGTTTAACAAGCACATGCCAGAAGAAATTAGTTTTTTCTTAGTTCAAATTGAACTTTGGAAAATTGGCAACTCTCTTCCAGCCCCGAAATTCAATATCATATCTCAACCCAACAATTGGGCGAAAACCATCAAAAAGGCAGCTTCTCAGGAAAAAGGAAATCCATCTGAACTTAAACTGCTACAACAAAGGTTTTGGGGCGAAATGAAAGACTATTTGAATAATAGTGAGAATTCATATAACATTTCCTTTGGTCGAACTCCTCGTCCACAGCATTGGTATGATGTCTCTATAGGAACAGCAAAGGCAAATATCTCTTTTTCTTTTAACTCTAAACAATCTTTGATTAGTTGCGAACTATACATCAAAAATGATGCTCAAATATTTGATAGAATTATTAAAGATGAAGCTAAAATAAAATCTGTTTTAGGAGATGACTTACAATTCCTTGAACTACCAGACAAAGCTGCATTTAGAATCATTAGATCCCTTGCTTGTGATCCATTTGATGAAAACAAATGGCCTCAATATTTTGAATGGCTAATTACAAACGGAGAAAAATTTCAAAAAACATTTAAAAAATATTTTTAA
- a CDS encoding class I SAM-dependent DNA methyltransferase, whose protein sequence is MANVGAVISSIRNIMRQDRGISGDAQRLEQLGWMLFLKIIDDKDQELEITKDDYESVIPEKFQWRNWAADTEGITGDELLEFIDSNAEGNRGLFATLRNLSSNTNPKRAAIVKEVFEGSNNFMKSGYEMRKVINKLNEIDFNSSKDKQVFGDIYESILVELRDAGNKGEYYTPRAVTQLMTKMTNPKLGEKVLDPAAGTGGFLTEAIDHIRSEYVHTVDDEHILQNSITGWELKPVAYVLGLTNLILHEIDIPEYIYRDSLKVEYNGIKAKDKVDVILANPPFGASIADGVETNFPSSYRCKESADLFVILMLQLLKPNGRCAIVLPDGSITGDGVKARIREKLLTDCNLHTIIRLPQSTFFPATVSTNLLFFEKGSPTKEIWYYEHKLPEGQKSYSKTKPIQFNEFQPIVDWWDNRVENDQAWKVKVEDLKDWDLDIKNPVQEEEEKMPSSNELLEKLNKSFEKSQGIIKEIKQLVG, encoded by the coding sequence ATGGCAAACGTAGGAGCTGTAATAAGTAGTATTAGAAACATCATGAGACAAGACAGAGGTATCTCTGGAGACGCTCAAAGATTAGAGCAATTAGGATGGATGCTCTTTTTGAAAATCATTGATGATAAAGACCAAGAATTAGAAATTACCAAGGATGATTATGAGTCTGTTATTCCAGAGAAATTTCAATGGCGAAATTGGGCAGCAGATACAGAGGGAATTACTGGTGATGAATTACTAGAGTTTATTGACAGCAATGCAGAAGGTAATAGAGGATTGTTTGCTACACTCAGAAACTTATCAAGCAACACCAACCCGAAAAGGGCAGCCATTGTAAAAGAGGTTTTTGAAGGGTCAAATAACTTCATGAAGTCAGGATACGAAATGCGTAAGGTCATCAACAAGCTGAATGAGATTGACTTTAATAGCTCAAAGGATAAACAAGTATTTGGAGATATCTATGAAAGTATTTTAGTTGAATTAAGAGATGCTGGAAATAAAGGAGAATACTACACACCAAGAGCGGTCACACAATTGATGACTAAAATGACCAATCCTAAATTAGGTGAAAAGGTATTGGATCCTGCTGCAGGTACAGGTGGTTTCTTAACAGAAGCTATAGATCACATTCGTTCTGAGTATGTCCATACGGTTGATGATGAACATATCTTACAGAATAGCATTACTGGCTGGGAGTTAAAACCAGTAGCTTACGTCTTGGGACTGACAAACCTGATTCTTCATGAAATTGATATACCAGAATACATCTATCGTGATAGTCTGAAAGTTGAGTACAATGGGATTAAAGCAAAAGATAAAGTAGATGTTATTCTGGCAAATCCGCCATTTGGAGCAAGTATTGCTGATGGTGTAGAAACTAACTTTCCTTCAAGTTATAGATGTAAAGAATCTGCCGATTTATTTGTAATTCTAATGCTTCAATTATTAAAGCCTAATGGTAGGTGTGCTATAGTTTTACCAGATGGATCAATTACAGGTGATGGTGTTAAAGCTAGAATACGTGAAAAACTATTAACAGATTGTAATCTTCATACCATTATCAGATTACCTCAAAGCACCTTTTTTCCTGCAACAGTTAGCACTAACCTTTTGTTTTTTGAAAAGGGTAGCCCAACTAAAGAAATTTGGTATTATGAGCACAAATTACCTGAAGGTCAAAAGTCCTATTCAAAAACTAAGCCTATTCAGTTTAACGAATTTCAACCAATAGTAGATTGGTGGGATAATCGGGTTGAAAATGATCAAGCATGGAAAGTAAAGGTTGAAGACTTAAAAGATTGGGATTTAGATATTAAAAACCCTGTTCAAGAGGAAGAAGAAAAAATGCCTTCATCAAATGAGCTTTTGGAAAAATTAAATAAATCATTCGAAAAAAGCCAAGGTATTATTAAAGAGATAAAGCAATTAGTGGGGTAA
- a CDS encoding restriction endonuclease subunit S, whose translation MKYKNLEEYIEKWHVSKVDWDGQEELQVLGVSNVEGITTTTHKKSKDLSKYLVIEPGCFAYNPYRINVGSIGLTPANVYGLVSPAYTVFKVKKNKVLPELLLDFLKSFDGLQQINKYARGTVRKALRYEDLCKINVSFPSFKEQLRILDHKKEVEEKSIQLNNEIEQQWNDIGQLKQSILQEAIQGKLTQEWREQNPNAEPASELLKRIKAEKARLIKDKKIKKEKPLPPIIDEEIPFDLPRNWEWCKLGEMYEIVRGSSPRPKGDPRYWSNGRTSFHWITIADFKPFTENGCLIDTKGFLTEEGSKHSRKVGPSDIIIACSGVGSVGKSVKLGIEGYIYMMVCLGLEI comes from the coding sequence ATGAAGTACAAAAATCTTGAGGAATACATAGAAAAATGGCATGTCTCAAAAGTTGATTGGGACGGTCAAGAGGAATTACAAGTGTTAGGCGTATCTAATGTTGAAGGAATAACAACTACCACGCATAAAAAGTCAAAAGATTTATCAAAATATTTGGTTATTGAGCCTGGTTGTTTTGCTTATAATCCATATCGTATTAATGTGGGTTCTATAGGCTTAACTCCTGCCAATGTTTATGGTTTAGTCAGTCCTGCGTATACAGTTTTTAAGGTTAAAAAGAATAAGGTTTTACCTGAATTGTTGCTAGATTTTTTGAAATCCTTTGATGGTCTTCAACAAATAAACAAGTATGCAAGAGGAACAGTAAGAAAAGCGCTGAGGTATGAAGATCTTTGCAAAATAAATGTGTCTTTTCCATCTTTTAAAGAGCAACTAAGAATTCTTGATCATAAAAAGGAAGTAGAAGAAAAAAGCATACAATTAAATAATGAAATTGAACAGCAATGGAATGATATTGGCCAGTTAAAACAATCAATCCTCCAAGAAGCCATACAAGGTAAACTCACCCAAGAATGGCGAGAGCAAAACCCAAATGCAGAACCTGCAAGCGAATTATTAAAAAGAATCAAAGCAGAAAAAGCGCGACTAATAAAAGACAAGAAAATCAAAAAAGAAAAGCCTCTTCCTCCAATTATTGATGAAGAGATTCCTTTTGATTTACCAAGAAATTGGGAGTGGTGTAAGTTGGGAGAGATGTATGAAATTGTTCGTGGTTCCTCTCCTCGTCCAAAAGGCGATCCCAGATATTGGTCAAACGGAAGAACTTCGTTTCACTGGATAACAATCGCTGACTTCAAACCCTTCACTGAGAATGGTTGTTTAATCGATACTAAAGGATTTTTAACTGAAGAAGGTAGTAAACATAGCCGAAAGGTGGGTCCTTCAGATATTATCATAGCCTGCAGTGGTGTTGGAAGTGTCGGTAAATCTGTAAAATTAGGAATAGAAGGATATATATATATGATGGTTTGCTTGGGATTAGAAATATAA
- a CDS encoding restriction endonuclease subunit S, translating to MLGIRNISSETLKEYLSLFIKNKEIEIYSVATGANWLNINTDLLKNYIVPVPPIDEQKIMVKKVYQLMNKCQLIEQEVEKNEQYTNQLIQAVLKEAFSSEKEEVNDSKNVEV from the coding sequence TTGCTTGGGATTAGAAATATAAGTTCCGAAACCTTGAAAGAGTATTTATCCTTATTTATCAAAAACAAAGAAATTGAAATCTATTCTGTAGCAACTGGTGCAAACTGGTTGAACATAAATACGGATTTACTTAAAAACTATATAGTTCCGGTTCCGCCTATTGATGAGCAAAAAATAATGGTAAAAAAAGTTTATCAGTTAATGAATAAATGCCAACTTATAGAGCAAGAAGTTGAAAAGAATGAGCAATATACAAATCAGCTCATACAAGCAGTTTTAAAAGAGGCTTTTTCCTCAGAAAAAGAGGAGGTTAATGACTCTAAAAATGTTGAAGTATGA